Proteins co-encoded in one Setaria viridis chromosome 9, Setaria_viridis_v4.0, whole genome shotgun sequence genomic window:
- the LOC140220101 gene encoding uncharacterized protein, translating to MGISWSLDYRIDRTPGRMAERLTTPWLVVLLRYLDGDEGSQSQGGNKRRLLLATTAREAHVYDPDSGTLRTVASIAGGGDSPNDSLRLVLYQESLVRFTGMKQGKGEIEFVKLEYN from the coding sequence ATGGGGATCAGCTGGTCGCTGGACTACCGCATCGACCGGACGCCGGGGCGCATGGCCGAGCGGCTGACGacgccgtggctcgtcgtcctGCTCAGGTACCTCGACGGTGACGAGGGCTCCCAGTCCCAGGGAGGCAATAAGAGGAGGCTCCTCCTCGCCACCACGGCGCGGGAGGCCCATGTCTACGACCCGGACTCCGGCACTCTCCGGACGGTGGCCTCCATCGCCGGGGGCGGCGACTCGCCAAACGATTCTCTGCGCCTCGTGCTTTACCAGGAGAGCCTTGTCCGGTTTACTGGCATGAAACAAGGCAAGGGTGAGATCGAGTTTGTGAAGCTTGAGTATAATTAG